ATTGGCAAGCGTCGCACGACATTGTCGCTCACCCTGAAGGGCAACGTCCATCTTTAGTTGCCCCAATGCCAGACGCGGGTTGTGATAGAGTAACATCGAATAGAACTCGCGCCAAATGAGTTGCCTAGTAAATGCATGCTCCTTCCCCAAGTGTAGCAATGCAACCTGCATGGCCTCACGGATAGAGATGGTACCAAATTTTAAATGCGGACTTAAATGTGTCGTTTTGTCCCCCGGAATGTCGTCTCGTATGGCAGAATAATTTTTTGCCGATGCAACGCTTGCCAACCGTAGCAACCCTTCGCTTCTTCCGCCCCTATCCACCAGTTCGGGAAAGGTTTGGGGAAGGGCTGCTAAATCAACGTAGTCAACCAGTGAAGAGAACTCATCCGCGGCCATGGCGCTCCTCCTTGCTTGATCTACAGTAGCTTTGACATCTTCCTTTACATGGGAACCGGTAAAAATATCACCGATGGTGGTGGCCTTAGGATTTGGCGCTTGTATATCGCTGAAGTGCTCCTGTAGAACGGCACGATAAAAAGGACTGAAGACACGGTACGGTTTTCCATTCTTGTTAGTTACTACATCCGGGGGGAGTAGTGTATAATCCATGTTGCTGGTGACACACCGTACACCCCGTTTAACACACCATTCTTCGAGCTGAAGATCACGTTTACGTGCAAAAGGCGTAATATCGCGGTTAAAACCAAGCTGTTTGATGTCGTAACCAGAGGAACGAACCACCTCGAGACAGTCACAATCACTACCACGAAGACAAACTAGACGTCCACCAAGCTGAACAGTATCCAAATGTTTCAGTGATTGGCATAGGAACTCAAAGCAAGCCTTACCGAAATAAGGGTTCTTATCGGGGTCACACTGCCTTGGATTGAAAAAGAACAGGGGAATGACGGGTAGCGACTGTTTGCCAGCCCGTTctatcagcagcagcagaccGGTGTTGTCAGTCACACGGAAATCTCGCCTAAAAATGAACACCGCTGCTGGGAGCGGTTGACTCGGGGTTCGCTGCCTCTTGACGGCGACAACACGACTCGGTACGTACATACCACCCTTGCCTTTGGGGGAGAGAAACGGGGTGCAGAAAATGTGTGTACAAACTCAAACTGAGACGCGCTAGCATGTAAGTGCCTCACAAACACAGTCTTTCACTTCCGATCGTTGGGGTGATCTGTGAAATATGTACCCTTGTGAGCCTGGTACAACTGTGCACCCGGGGGACTTTGCAGACGTCACAGGAACCTGCGACGGCGACATAGTTTATGTGAAACTATGTACGTACCGAATTGCGATTTCCGTTCAACCTCCCCAGCCAACACTTAACGGTAACGGTTGACAGACtggggtggggggggggaacacCAGTCGAAAGCCGGTTTTGTCGTGGAAAGAAAGCGACGTACGACCAAAAGAAACAGCACCGTTTTGATCCTCCAACCGCGCACAGTTCCGTGGTGCCTAATTTTCCTGTGACATCCTTCGACCTCGGTAGAGGTTATAAGTGAAAAAGTTAGTGCCATTTAGATAGAGACGCACCATCACACCAATCCAGTGCCGCGAATTCACGCTTGTGAAGGGCTCTTTCGACAaccggtttttttttagcccAACTCCACACACCCCGCCTTCATGTTAGCTTCTGGCAGTGAGTCTGACAATATCAACCGGAGTGCAGACATCAGTGTCGCATAATTTAGATTGtacttctttccattttttcatcttcattGCAGTGGTTACCTTTCCCCGCTTCGTCTTGCCAGGTACTGTTGTCCGACCTCCTTTGCATGACGTGGGAACTTCTCGCAGATACGGTAGTAAGGCAAGAAGACCATTGTTACTGCACACGAAACAACACTCAGTAT
This region of Trypanosoma brucei gambiense DAL972 chromosome 10, complete sequence genomic DNA includes:
- a CDS encoding DNA repair enzyme, putative, encoding MYVPSRVVAVKRQRTPSQPLPAAVFIFRRDFRVTDNTGLLLLIERAGKQSLPVIPLFFFNPRQCDPDKNPYFGKACFEFLCQSLKHLDTVQLGGRLVCLRGSDCDCLEVVRSSGYDIKQLGFNRDITPFARKRDLQLEEWCVKRGVRCVTSNMDYTLLPPDVVTNKNGKPYRVFSPFYRAVLQEHFSDIQAPNPKATTIGDIFTGSHVKEDVKATVDQARRSAMAADEFSSLVDYVDLAALPQTFPELVDRGGRSEGLLRLASVASAKNYSAIRDDIPGDKTTHLSPHLKFGTISIREAMQVALLHLGKEHAFTRQLIWREFYSMLLYHNPRLALGQLKMDVALQGERQCRATLANEPFLEKYSNFQWEWNDAEFTAFKSGATGFPLVDAAVRCLTKTGWCHNRCRMLIANFLVKVLFVDWREGERWYATVAVDYDVANNSGGWLWSSGQGADAQPYFRFFNPFRQSAQHDPQAVFIKQWVPELRNVSVRTIHKWDVFCKEGRPADEGTLGTVQGTVKESNGIKKEKTELPLGGSIVGGSAYPSPIVDLKQRTKWIVERYKKHAAEVI